GGGTGGGGCAGCCAGCCAGGGCCCCcaccaggctggggaggggggagcagtgagattgggggggtgttgggggcacccatgggtggcaggggggggggtctcacctgTCCATCTCGGGGTCCTGGCTCAAGCGGCCCCAGACACGGAGAGTGGCCGCCCTCAGCGAGGCCACGGCGGactcttccccccccacctcgccCCCCAGCTCTTCAGGGGGGACCTGGCGGGGCAGCcccccctcctgctccagcagggaGCGGACAAacctggggagggagcaggggtgagcaggagggggggggggggcttccacacttccccccccccccccccccacccggggCAGGGGAACCCCCTTAACTCACCCCCGGAGCAGGGCAGCCCCGATCCGCACGATGCAGGAGATGCTCTCagcacctggggagggggggggggggacgacacacagAGGAGAGAACCCCACAGATGCCCCctaccccccccagacccccccagacCGGACCCAGTCatccaccccccccctcccccccccccccccctgcagccaCATAGCTAAAGGAAAGTGAAAGTGGCCCTCCCCAGCCGCCCCATCTTGTCCACCCTCCCCCTCCACCAAttcctgccccgcccccccccccaatacctGGCCCCCATGGGGTGTCCAGGagccccccaccctcctccccctccatcctgcacCCCCAGGACCCCGAGGGCTTCTGGATACATGGGGGTGTGtgtcccgtccccgtccccccccccgccatgggcgGGGTAACACAGGATCCAGGATGTTCCTTTGGGGCCCCACAAGGGAATTTCAGGGGGACTGGGGTGGGGtacggccgggggggggggggacacggggtaggggggggggacacacacacacgctggcAGCCCGACACGAAGCACCACGTGGCTCCGTTTCCCCTTTATTTTCAGACATCAAAATACCCGAGATACaaaacaaggttaaaaaaaaaattaaaaaaaggaaaaaaaaaatctaaagaaaatcagagggaaggcagagcccccccccagccagaGGGTGGGCTCCCCCCCACGACATCATCATTTCATGACATCACTCCAAAGAGCACCGAGTTGGGGTGGGAAAGGTCACTCCTGGGGACACCGATTgcaaaaggggggggaaagggggtaCGTGAGGGGGGTACGACCCCCCCGCCCTGAGAgccactgccagggagggggccaccaccccggggaggggggtaTTGCACCTGGGGGGGGCCTTTCTCAGGGCAGGGAGCCCCCAATAAATACCTGACCTGCAGCCACGACTgcagccctcccccccccctcctcaacACACACATCCAACAGCCCCATTTCTAGGGGTCACAGAGACCCCCCCTCATCCCCCGAattaggggggggggggcagggttgGGATCACAGGACCCCACCTAAAGCACCACAAGTCCTGGGGCCAAACCGCTCCAGGGGCAAGGGCTGTGTTTAGGGgtcacagccccccacccccgcgcATCGGGGGGGGACCCCAGCACCAGGACTAGGGGgtacggggtgggggggtgaatcTGTGtgcacaccccccccaccccccccccccccaaatccagcAGGGTCCCCCAGCAGCGTCCCAGTCGTGGCCCCCAGGCACATTCATCCACTGTTGGGGGAAGGTCTGGGGGGAGCCAcagctgccctggggggggggggggagggtccCCCCAagctcagcccccccccaaaGTTCAGAGCAAGTCCTAACAAAGTCCAGTTTGTTAAAAAGCCCCCCCCATCTCCTGGAAGGCACAGCACCCAAGGGGCTGGAGGAGGCGGGGGCAGCACCATCCCTGCCCGCAGGGGCCAGTCctggggtgtgtcccccccccccctcctcaagTCTACGACATCTTCCAGATGGTGAGCGAGGCCGTGAGGACGCCGGCGGCGAAGATGGTGATGGTCTGCCAGGTCGGGGTGCCGAAGTAGGAGAGAAGCCCTTCCTGGGGGGGtaagagggggtggggggggaagaaggggtgTCAGCAACACGTCAGggtcccccacccacccccaggcAGAAGAAGACACCGGGGTCCCCTTCCTGTGGTGGAAAACACATTGGGAGGAGAAAAGGGGCTGTGGCAGctaggggggggggtgggggacaaAGGGGGTGTCGCAGGGGGGACCCTTCTCCCAGGACTCGTAGGATGACACAGATCAAACCTTCAGGGTCAAGAGAATCTTTGGGAGAGAAAAGCAGCGTAGATCTCCTGTGTTAGGGGGGGGtctgaaatgggggggggggggggtcagcccacccccaggactcaGGGGGTCCAGGGACTCACCCATCCTCCCTGCGCCTGGATCCAGGCCAGGACGTGCTCCCTCACGTACTCCATGGTCCAGCCCAGAATAGTCCGAACCAGCTCCGGGACCTTGGTGCAAAGCGCCTGCAGAGACGGAGGGGGGGGGTCAGAGAGGGCTggtggggggctggtggggagccccgtgggggtgggggggggcagaggggaggggcTCGGGACCCACCTTCAGCACCAGTTTGCAGGCAAAGTAGAAGAGGGCAACAACGCGGCCCCAGTTGAAGGTGCCGTCGGCGAACATCTCGGCGGCCACGCGGAAGAAAAGCTCCTTGGGGGCCTGGCACCCCACCTGCTCGATCATCCTGGGGGGCGGTGGCTGGTTAGTGCAGAGCAGGGGGGGCCCCGGGGCCTCTGGGTCCCTCAGGGCTCCCCCCACCCACCTCTGCAGCTCCATGTTGCTGTCGAGCTCGTCCCCGATGCGGCGGAGACACTCGCTCAGGCGTTTGGTGTCGGGGCTGCTGGGCTGCGGCCCCCCCAGCTCCGCCTGGCTCAGGGCCACCACCTGCGCGTCCCCGCAGCGCTCCACGCGGTCCCGGATgaacctgggggggggggacaagaAGGGGACCCCCGGAGCTCCGGACGGCGGCCTGAggggtcccccccgccccgttctCCCGGCGGGCCGCCTCCCCCCCAGGCCCCGGACCGCCACTCACCCCCGCAGCAGGATCGCGCCCGTCCGCATGATCTGGTCCGAGGAGGTCCCTGCGCGGAGGGGGGGCGCTGACCCGGAGGAAGCGGGGACCGGCGCCGGGCGCCCCCCGGTACACACAGGCCgcgcccccctccgccccccgagGCCCCACGGCAGCCCCCGGGGATCCCGCCCGCCCTGTCCCCCCTCACTCACCGCCGCCCCCCGGGGGCGGGTCGGGCTCGCGGCCGCCGGAGCCGCCCCCGGTctcgccgccgctgccgccgccgccgccgccgccgccccgctgggccgctgccgccgccgccatcgccgccCGCACCACGTGGTCTGGGGCGCCGGCGTCACGTGACACCAGCCGCGGGCAGGGGGGGGCGCGGGTGCCGTCAGCGTCCCCATCACGTGACGGAGGAAAATGGGGGGGCGGGTAAAAGTCACGCGATCGGCGCCGGAGTGACGTCCCACAGCCCCGCCCACCCCGCGCGGAATGCGGCGGGTGTGGCCCCGCCCACCATTAGCCACGCCCCTCAGGactccgctccgctccgcctcCTCCAAGCCCTTTATTGCCCCGCTTCAACATGGCCGCCGCCTGTCCCCATGGCAACGCGGGCTGGCGCGGGAAGCaccgcccccccctccctcccctcccgcgCGCGGCTCCGCCTCCCTCCCCCGCGCCGCCAATGGGCGCCTCTCCCGCCTCAGGCAGCGTGGCCAATCAGGAAGCAGAGCTCCTCGCCGTCCTCCAATGAGGCAGCTTCCCGCTCATCCTGGCAGTGAGGCGGGGCCCGGAGGGGCCCGGGGCGGGTCGGCAGCgctctcctcatcctcctcctcctcctcctcctccccctggtCCTGTGGCCCCGGGGCGTCCCGAGGTGGCCAAAATGCCCGGTGCAGGGCAATGAAGGGGATGGGCAGCACGGCCACCACCATCAGCCCCAAGGTGAGGGCCAGGGCCCAGGGCGGGTACGGCCGCCGCCATGATGTTGCCTGTGGGGAGGATGGTCAGGGGGGCCGGGGGTgccttgggggaggggggggggcaagaAGGGGCAGGGGAGGTCACagatggggtgtggggggctacaaaggggcaggggaggttacggatggggtgtggggggctacaaaggggcaggggaggttatggatggggtgtggggggctaCAAAGGGGCAGGGGAGGTCatgggtggggtgtggggggctgtggggccacAAAGGGGCAGGGGAGGTCTCAGGGGACACAGGGGAGGTCTCAGGGGACACGGGGGAGGTCTCAGGGGATGAGGGTCCCAGCCACAAATTGGGGTGCcagcaggtggggggggggggtcgcagCTTGGGGGTCTCACCGTGGTGTGGTCCCAAGCCTGGTAGGTGGGGGGGTGTAGGGCCAGCTGGCCCAGGCTGGCCCCCAGCAAGGCCACCATGGCCCCAGGGCTCACAAAGCGCCACAGGGGCCCGTAGAGCCGCCACGGACGGTGGCCTGTCACCTCCCACACGACAGCCAGGAACCTGGGGGACGGGGCGGGCAGGTCAGGAGAGCCACGGGAcagttttggggaggggggaggtcGTGGTCAGAggatttccccccaccccaccccacaccTCACCTCTCGGCCCCGTAGACCCAGGCCACGGCCACAGCCTCGCAGGTGCCCACGGCCAGCAGCGGCAGCGTGGCCACGTAGTCATCGAAGGCGGCCACCAAGTAGCTGCCGGAGCGCTGGGTGAAGGGCAGCCCCAGCACGAAGCCCccggcacagcacagcactggagGGGCAGAGCAGCGGGTTGGGGGGGCTGCCCTCCATCCCTGACCCCCCCAATccggggg
This sequence is a window from Strix uralensis isolate ZFMK-TIS-50842 chromosome 38, bStrUra1, whole genome shotgun sequence. Protein-coding genes within it:
- the BAX gene encoding apoptosis regulator BAX, with the protein product MAAAAAAQRGGGGGGGGSGGETGGGSGGREPDPPPGGGGTSSDQIMRTGAILLRGFIRDRVERCGDAQVVALSQAELGGPQPSSPDTKRLSECLRRIGDELDSNMELQRMIEQVGCQAPKELFFRVAAEMFADGTFNWGRVVALFYFACKLVLKALCTKVPELVRTILGWTMEYVREHVLAWIQAQGGWEGLLSYFGTPTWQTITIFAAGVLTASLTIWKMS